One Streptomyces formicae genomic window, CACCGTCACGATCACGGCTCACCTCCGCCCCAACTCCGCCTGGCTCCGGCCGATTCCCGGCCGAGGGACCGCGTGGTGAACCCGGACGTTCGTCGACGTCGGCGCGCCGTCAGCCCGCGGTGTGCTCCGGGGGAAAGTCGGCGCCGAGCGTCACCTCCCGCCAGTCCTCGAACGTGGTCCTGAGGGAGTCGAGCTTGGCGGTGGCGATGTCGTACGCGGCCTTGCCCAACAGCAGCCGGAGCGGGGGGTCTTCGGCCGTGACCGCGTCGACGACGGCCTGGGCCGCGCGTGCCGGGTCCCCGGGCTGGTGCCCGTAGGAGGCCAGGGTGCTCGCGCGTCGCGTGCCCGCGGTTTCGGCGTAGTCGTCGATGGTGGTGGGCGACTGGCGCATCGAGGGCCCGGACCAGTTGGTGCGGAACGCGGCGGGTTCGACGATCGTGACCTTGATGCCGAGCGGAGCGACCTCGACGGCGAGGGACTCGGAGATGCCTTCCACGGCGAACTTGCTGGCGTGGTAGTAGCCGGTGGCCCCGAAGCCGACCAGGCCGCCGATGGAGGACACGTTCACGATGTGGCCGGTGCGGTGGGCCCGCATGCCGGGCAGGACGGCCCTGGTGGTGTCCACCAGACCGAAGACGTTGGTGTCGAACAGGGCACGGACCTCGTCGTCCTCGCCCTCCTCGACGGCGGCGAGGTAGCCGTAGCCCGCGTTGTTGACCAGTACGTCGATCCGTCCGAAGGCGGCCTGCGCCCGGGCGACCGCGTCGGCGATCTGTTCGGCGTCGGTGACGTCCAGCGCCAGGACGACGGCGCGTTCCTCGTGCCCGGCGATCACGTCGGCGGCCTTGCCGGGATCCCGGGCCGTGACCACCGCCCGCCAGCCGTGTTCCAGTACGGTGCGGGCCAGTTCCCGGCCGAGGCCTGAGGAGCAGCCGGTGATGAACCAGACGGGGGAATCAGTGGAGGTCATGCGAGGTGTGCCCTTCGTCGTGGGTGTCGGGGAGTTCGGGGAGGCCGAGGCTGCCCAGCAGGGCGAGCGACTGTTCGGCGGCGCTGCCGGGTTCGGCGCGGTAGACCACCAGGTGCTGGCCGGGCGCGCTGTTGACGGAGAAGGTCTCGAAGTCCAGCGTCAGGTCGCCGACCGACGCGTGGTGGAAACGTTTGGCCGAGGCCGTCTTGGCCCCCACCTCGTGGCGCGCCCACATGCGGGCGAAGTCGTGGTCGCGTACGGAGAGTTCACCCACCAGCTTCTGCAACCGCTTGTCGTCCGGGGCGGGGTTGGCGGCCCGCAGCGCGGCCACGCACCCCTGCGCCACAACGGCCCAGTCGCGGTAGAAGTCCTGTGCGGCGGGGTTGAGGAACATCGCGGTGATCAGGCTCGTCTCGCCGCCGAGCCAGGAGAACAGCGCCTCGCCCAGGGAGTTGACGGCCAGCAGGTCGAGGTAGCGGCCGTAGACCAGAGCCGGTGTGTCCGCCCAGGTGTCCAGCAAGGCGACCAGTTGCGGGCCCGCGTACTCCCTGGCGGCGGCCGGAGGCC contains:
- a CDS encoding oxidoreductase, translated to MTSTDSPVWFITGCSSGLGRELARTVLEHGWRAVVTARDPGKAADVIAGHEERAVVLALDVTDAEQIADAVARAQAAFGRIDVLVNNAGYGYLAAVEEGEDDEVRALFDTNVFGLVDTTRAVLPGMRAHRTGHIVNVSSIGGLVGFGATGYYHASKFAVEGISESLAVEVAPLGIKVTIVEPAAFRTNWSGPSMRQSPTTIDDYAETAGTRRASTLASYGHQPGDPARAAQAVVDAVTAEDPPLRLLLGKAAYDIATAKLDSLRTTFEDWREVTLGADFPPEHTAG
- a CDS encoding helix-turn-helix domain-containing protein, translated to MDKNRLSDFLRARRALVRPEDHGMPAGTRRTPGLRREEVAVLAGVSTDYYVRLEQGRERNPSPQVQRALAAALLLADEEAAYLRALIDPPQHGRPPAAAREYAGPQLVALLDTWADTPALVYGRYLDLLAVNSLGEALFSWLGGETSLITAMFLNPAAQDFYRDWAVVAQGCVAALRAANPAPDDKRLQKLVGELSVRDHDFARMWARHEVGAKTASAKRFHHASVGDLTLDFETFSVNSAPGQHLVVYRAEPGSAAEQSLALLGSLGLPELPDTHDEGHTSHDLH